One genomic region from Parerythrobacter aestuarii encodes:
- a CDS encoding SDR family NAD(P)-dependent oxidoreductase, producing the protein MNLQDLFGLQGRVALVTGGSRGIGKMIVEGLLEAGCERVYIVARKKEQVDETAAELGDKVIGLTGDLSQVEGIQQLADEIASREDKLDLLVNNAGAAWGEPFAEFTEAGWDRTMDLNVKTPFFLTQKLYPLLKAAATPERPAKVLMIASIDGMKSNPWPTYPYQASKAGLIHLTRRMAAELVRDNIVVNGIGPGAFPSAMNRAARDNPEASARGIPSGRVGVTEDMAAGAIYLLSRAGDYVVGTTLAIDGGVVNANVGAGNFVDPSGR; encoded by the coding sequence ATGAACCTACAGGACCTGTTCGGTCTGCAAGGCCGCGTCGCGCTGGTAACGGGTGGTTCGCGCGGCATCGGCAAGATGATCGTCGAGGGCTTGCTCGAAGCCGGCTGCGAACGTGTCTACATCGTTGCCCGCAAGAAGGAACAGGTTGACGAGACAGCCGCCGAACTGGGTGACAAGGTCATTGGCCTGACTGGAGACTTGAGCCAGGTCGAAGGCATCCAGCAGCTGGCTGACGAGATCGCCAGCCGTGAGGACAAGCTCGACCTGCTGGTCAACAATGCCGGTGCGGCCTGGGGCGAGCCCTTTGCCGAGTTCACTGAGGCAGGCTGGGACCGGACGATGGACCTCAACGTGAAGACGCCGTTCTTCCTGACCCAGAAGCTCTACCCGCTGCTCAAGGCGGCAGCGACGCCCGAGCGTCCGGCCAAGGTGCTGATGATCGCCAGTATCGATGGCATGAAATCGAACCCGTGGCCGACCTACCCTTACCAGGCGTCCAAGGCCGGTCTCATCCACCTGACCCGCCGGATGGCGGCCGAGCTGGTGCGCGACAATATCGTCGTCAACGGCATCGGCCCGGGCGCTTTCCCCAGCGCCATGAACCGCGCCGCGCGCGACAATCCGGAAGCATCGGCTCGCGGTATTCCATCCGGCCGTGTTGGCGTGACCGAAGATATGGCGGCAGGTGCGATTTACCTGCTCAGCCGTGCCGGTGACTATGTTGTTGGCACCACGCTGGCGATCGACGGAGGTGTAGTGAACGCCAATGTCGGGGCAGGGAACTTCGTCGATCCGTCGGGCAGGTAG
- a CDS encoding acyl-CoA dehydrogenase family protein, producing MPLYHDDDQAMLAETASQFMAEEGSIAKQLRHWRDRDCKDGFGHGLWEQFGEMGFTGILVGEDDGGMGMGHVEAGIVLEEIGRNLTPSPFLTSSVLAATALKHSSDDMRGRYLPGLVEGKSVFAVAIDEGPKHRPESIQCRAERSGNGFKLSGQKDFVVYGGSADMLVVAARTSGSDSDEDGITLFAVPKDAANMSHAAVRLVDSSMATHTKFDGVELDGDAVIGEVDNGRAVLNAMLDAGRVGSASEGVGVARGAMDMTVDYIKQRKQFGKVIGEFQALQHRAAHLYSEVEIARAATIKAQQLLDAGSEQASLMASVAKAKVATTAGLAVREGVQMHGGIGMTDEYDIGLYMKRDRALQEFLGDAYYHANRVAELSGY from the coding sequence ATGCCACTGTATCACGACGACGATCAGGCGATGCTGGCCGAGACCGCCAGCCAGTTCATGGCCGAGGAAGGTAGCATCGCGAAGCAGCTGCGCCACTGGCGTGACCGCGATTGCAAGGACGGCTTCGGTCACGGGCTGTGGGAACAGTTCGGCGAAATGGGCTTCACCGGCATCCTCGTCGGCGAGGACGATGGCGGCATGGGCATGGGCCATGTCGAAGCCGGGATCGTGCTGGAGGAGATCGGGCGTAACCTCACGCCGTCGCCTTTCCTCACCTCCTCGGTTCTCGCCGCCACCGCGCTCAAGCATAGCAGCGACGATATGCGCGGCCGCTATTTGCCTGGCCTGGTCGAAGGCAAGAGCGTGTTCGCGGTCGCCATCGACGAAGGCCCCAAGCATCGGCCCGAAAGCATTCAGTGCCGGGCCGAACGTTCAGGTAACGGTTTCAAACTCAGCGGCCAGAAGGACTTCGTGGTCTACGGCGGCAGCGCCGACATGCTGGTGGTTGCCGCGCGCACCTCAGGCTCGGACAGCGACGAAGATGGCATCACCCTGTTCGCCGTGCCCAAGGACGCTGCCAACATGAGCCACGCTGCGGTGCGGCTGGTCGACAGCTCGATGGCAACGCATACGAAGTTCGACGGGGTCGAGCTCGACGGCGATGCCGTGATCGGTGAAGTCGACAATGGCCGCGCCGTGCTCAATGCCATGCTCGATGCTGGCCGTGTTGGCAGCGCCAGCGAAGGCGTTGGTGTCGCGCGCGGGGCGATGGACATGACTGTCGACTACATCAAGCAGCGCAAGCAGTTCGGCAAGGTCATCGGCGAGTTCCAGGCGCTGCAGCACCGCGCCGCGCATCTTTATTCCGAAGTCGAGATTGCCCGTGCCGCCACCATCAAGGCCCAGCAGCTGCTCGATGCCGGCAGCGAGCAGGCCTCGCTGATGGCGTCGGTTGCCAAGGCCAAGGTTGCCACCACCGCCGGGCTTGCCGTTCGCGAAGGCGTGCAGATGCACGGCGGGATCGGCATGACCGACGAATACGACATCGGGCTCTACATGAAGCGCGACCGCGCGCTGCAGGAGTTCCTCGGTGACGCTTATTACCACGCCAACCGCGTGGCCGAGCTCAGCGGATACTGA
- a CDS encoding acyl-CoA dehydrogenase family protein, whose translation MSDLETFRSETRAWLEANCPAEMREPVRDEDDIYWGGRNATFKSDAQKAWFEACVEKGYTVPAWPKEYGGAGLSPAEAKVLREEMAAINARPPLSSFGIWMLGPALLHFGTEGQKQRFLNEIARGEIRWCQGYSEPGSGSDLVSLQTFGEDKGDHWVVNGQKIWTSYADKADWIFCLVRTDKANKYQGITFMLYDMASTGVSTKPILLISGNSPFCETFFDDVTVPKSYGEDIPGYVGEINRGWDVAKYLLGHEREMISATGGGDRATSLGAAMSRHTTLDPVLRAEIAMFDVDALAFTAMSEKFLDEIKVGKAHPAQPNMMKYAGTELNKTRNELIMSAGGSRALEWDSDETEGGKPARNWLRTKANSIEGGTSEVMLNVISKRILELPGA comes from the coding sequence ATGTCCGATCTTGAGACTTTCCGCAGCGAAACCCGCGCCTGGCTGGAGGCGAACTGCCCCGCCGAAATGCGCGAGCCGGTGCGCGACGAAGACGATATCTACTGGGGTGGACGCAACGCCACCTTCAAGAGCGACGCGCAGAAGGCGTGGTTCGAAGCCTGCGTGGAGAAGGGCTACACCGTTCCCGCATGGCCCAAGGAATATGGTGGCGCGGGCCTGAGCCCGGCAGAGGCCAAGGTCCTGCGCGAGGAAATGGCGGCGATCAATGCGCGTCCGCCGCTCTCCAGCTTCGGCATCTGGATGCTCGGCCCGGCGCTGCTCCACTTCGGCACCGAAGGCCAGAAGCAGCGCTTCCTCAACGAAATCGCCCGCGGTGAAATCCGCTGGTGCCAGGGCTATTCGGAGCCAGGTTCTGGTTCGGACCTTGTTTCCCTGCAGACCTTCGGCGAAGACAAGGGCGACCACTGGGTGGTCAACGGCCAGAAGATCTGGACCTCCTATGCCGACAAGGCCGACTGGATTTTCTGCCTCGTCCGCACAGACAAGGCCAACAAGTACCAGGGCATTACCTTTATGCTCTACGACATGGCCAGCACCGGCGTGTCGACCAAGCCGATCCTGCTGATCAGCGGCAACAGCCCGTTCTGCGAAACCTTCTTCGACGATGTGACAGTGCCAAAGAGCTATGGCGAAGACATTCCCGGCTACGTCGGCGAGATCAACCGCGGGTGGGATGTTGCCAAGTACCTGCTCGGGCATGAGCGCGAGATGATTTCCGCTACCGGCGGTGGTGATCGCGCCACGTCGCTGGGCGCGGCGATGAGCCGCCACACGACGCTCGACCCGGTGCTGCGCGCCGAGATCGCGATGTTCGATGTCGACGCGCTGGCCTTCACCGCGATGAGCGAGAAGTTCCTCGACGAAATCAAGGTCGGCAAGGCGCACCCCGCGCAGCCGAACATGATGAAATACGCCGGGACCGAGCTCAACAAGACCCGCAACGAGCTGATCATGAGCGCTGGCGGCAGCCGCGCACTGGAGTGGGACAGCGACGAGACCGAGGGCGGCAAGCCTGCGCGCAACTGGCTGCGCACCAAGGCCAACTCGATCGAAGGCGGAACGAGCGAAGTCATGCTCAACGTCATTTCCAAACGCATCCTCGAACTGCCGGGAGCCTGA
- a CDS encoding SDR family NAD(P)-dependent oxidoreductase: MRFSGKTVVITGAASGIGLESTRLFASEGATVFAADINDEAGKLLEAEIKGDVRYQHCDVCSTEQIKALMDRAAEETGGIDVVFNNAGAGGAREKIFEIEPADWDRTMDLLLRSVAFGIRYAVPHMQDRKGASIVNVSSVAAVGPGYSPTAYAVAKAGVLHLTKMAAADLAQFGIRVNAIQPGFINTNIFTSSLEIPDEAKEMAKGVIAQMSSNAQPVQRGGQPRDIAEACAYLASEAAGFVTGTSLIVDGGITIGPRESWDPEAPGAFEALIQMEEAAKQAAGE; encoded by the coding sequence ATGCGATTCTCCGGCAAGACCGTAGTCATCACAGGCGCGGCATCGGGCATTGGCCTGGAAAGCACCCGCTTGTTCGCCAGCGAGGGCGCGACGGTGTTTGCCGCCGACATCAACGACGAAGCTGGAAAATTGCTCGAAGCCGAGATCAAGGGCGATGTGCGGTACCAGCATTGCGATGTCTGCTCGACCGAGCAAATCAAGGCGCTGATGGACCGGGCCGCCGAGGAAACCGGCGGCATCGACGTGGTGTTCAACAATGCCGGGGCCGGCGGCGCGCGCGAGAAAATATTCGAGATCGAGCCTGCCGACTGGGATCGGACGATGGACTTGCTGCTGCGCTCGGTCGCTTTCGGCATCCGCTATGCCGTCCCGCATATGCAGGACCGCAAGGGCGCGAGCATCGTCAACGTATCGAGCGTCGCTGCTGTCGGTCCGGGTTACTCCCCCACCGCCTATGCCGTCGCCAAGGCGGGCGTGCTGCACCTGACCAAGATGGCGGCGGCAGACCTTGCCCAGTTCGGCATCCGTGTGAACGCAATCCAGCCCGGCTTCATCAACACCAACATCTTCACGTCCTCGCTGGAAATCCCCGACGAGGCGAAGGAGATGGCGAAAGGTGTGATCGCGCAGATGAGCTCCAACGCCCAGCCGGTCCAGCGCGGTGGCCAGCCGCGCGACATTGCCGAGGCCTGCGCCTATCTCGCCAGCGAAGCCGCCGGATTCGTCACCGGCACTTCGCTGATCGTCGATGGCGGCATTACAATCGGCCCGCGCGAGAGCTGGGACCCTGAAGCCCCTGGCGCATTCGAAGCACTGATCCAGATGGAGGAAGCCGCCAAGCAGGCTGCCGGCGAATGA
- a CDS encoding MFS transporter yields MSLLSGPLPMRLKIVHGFGAVAFGVKDTGFSFFLLLFYNQVLGMDARLASAALLVALLVDAVIDPLIGNLSDRTYTRWGRRLPWLYAAPIPLAFLWVVLWTPHGASPPSFWDLLWVAVGVRILLSACEVPSVSLLPEITADYDERTTLFRYRYLSGWCGGILMMALAYTVFMPGQEGLLQAEGYFWFGLFGAVLMTVSVMGSALGQHRLVAHLPEHKPEPFTFKGAFSEIFDAFSEKAFLIFAAGGLAAYISQGMTFSMTNYMNLFVWQFEGIALRAYPAILFLSVVAMFFIVGPMHRRFGKPRSAAYSAYGALVFTATPYLLFVAGVWPDAGTTASTLLVYAFLLFANTLGIVVMISASSMIAEIVELYQQRGGKRAEGAFYSGNWLVQKCATGAGIFLTGQIIALSQLSTDAAPGTVPKQVLDELVLWYAAGIAVLAVITAYWLARFPIDRHDHEARLEILNDAARGDPDAHAITP; encoded by the coding sequence ATGAGCCTTCTCTCCGGCCCGCTGCCCATGCGCCTGAAAATCGTGCACGGCTTCGGAGCGGTGGCTTTTGGCGTGAAGGATACCGGGTTCAGCTTCTTCCTGCTGCTGTTCTACAATCAGGTGCTGGGCATGGATGCGCGGCTCGCCAGCGCCGCGCTGCTGGTAGCGCTGCTGGTCGATGCCGTCATCGATCCGCTGATCGGCAACCTGTCGGACCGGACCTATACTCGTTGGGGCAGGCGGCTGCCTTGGCTCTATGCCGCCCCCATCCCGCTTGCGTTCCTGTGGGTGGTTCTATGGACCCCGCATGGTGCCAGCCCGCCTTCGTTCTGGGACCTGTTGTGGGTAGCGGTCGGCGTGCGCATCCTGCTTTCCGCTTGTGAGGTTCCTTCTGTCAGCCTGCTGCCAGAGATTACCGCCGATTATGACGAGCGCACCACGCTGTTCCGCTATCGCTACTTGTCGGGCTGGTGCGGCGGAATCCTGATGATGGCGCTCGCCTATACGGTGTTCATGCCGGGGCAGGAGGGCCTCTTGCAGGCCGAAGGATACTTCTGGTTCGGCCTGTTTGGCGCGGTTCTGATGACAGTATCGGTGATGGGGTCAGCGCTGGGGCAGCATCGCCTTGTTGCGCATTTGCCCGAGCACAAGCCCGAACCGTTTACTTTCAAGGGCGCGTTTTCCGAAATTTTCGATGCGTTCTCAGAGAAGGCCTTCCTCATTTTCGCGGCAGGCGGGCTCGCCGCATACATCAGCCAGGGCATGACCTTTTCGATGACGAATTACATGAACCTGTTCGTGTGGCAGTTCGAAGGCATCGCCCTGCGCGCCTATCCGGCGATCCTGTTCCTGTCCGTCGTCGCCATGTTCTTCATAGTGGGGCCTATGCACCGCCGGTTCGGCAAGCCGCGCAGCGCCGCCTACAGCGCCTACGGCGCGCTGGTCTTCACGGCCACCCCCTACCTGCTGTTCGTCGCAGGGGTATGGCCGGACGCCGGGACGACGGCATCCACTCTGCTGGTCTATGCCTTCCTGCTGTTTGCCAACACGCTGGGGATCGTAGTGATGATCTCCGCCTCTTCCATGATCGCGGAGATTGTCGAACTCTACCAGCAACGCGGCGGCAAGCGGGCCGAGGGCGCATTCTATTCCGGCAACTGGCTGGTGCAGAAATGCGCGACGGGTGCAGGCATTTTCCTGACCGGACAGATCATCGCGTTGTCGCAGCTCTCGACCGATGCTGCGCCGGGGACGGTGCCCAAGCAAGTGCTGGACGAGCTGGTGCTGTGGTATGCTGCCGGGATTGCGGTTCTGGCGGTCATCACGGCCTATTGGCTGGCCCGTTTCCCTATCGACCGCCACGATCACGAGGCCCGGCTGGAGATATTGAACGATGCCGCAAGGGGCGATCCCGATGCGCATGCGATAACGCCCTAG
- a CDS encoding acyl-CoA dehydrogenase family protein, translating to MDFEPTERQVYWRDRVRNFIEDHIRPAVPTYKAQDAEGDRWKVIPVVEELKAKAKAEGIWNLFMPPRNDGHHHVDETYEFEGPGLTNLEYALCAEEMGRIGFASEVFNCSAPDTGNMEVFHRYGTREQKDKWLTPIMNGEIRSAFLMTEPFTASSDATNIETRIDRDGDEYVINGRKWWSSGLGDPRCKVAIVMGKTDFSAGRHAAQSMLLMPLEDTPGVNIIRHLPVFGYDDAPHGHMEVEMKDVRVPVTNMLLGEGRGFEIAQGRLGPGRIHHCMRTIGVAEEALHKMCKRLQEREAFGKPIYKHSVWEERVARARIDIDMTRLLCLKAADMMDKVGNKSAKQEIAMIKVQAPNMALRIIDDAIQAHGGGGVSEDYGLASAYAHQRTLRLADGPDEVHARSIARMEFAKHLPEAGPTANALRDGKAPVTGNDSLSSGDMGATR from the coding sequence ATGGATTTCGAACCCACTGAACGCCAGGTCTATTGGCGCGATCGCGTCCGCAACTTTATCGAGGATCATATCCGCCCAGCGGTGCCGACTTACAAGGCGCAGGATGCCGAAGGGGATCGCTGGAAGGTCATCCCGGTGGTCGAGGAACTCAAGGCCAAGGCCAAGGCCGAAGGCATCTGGAACCTTTTCATGCCGCCGCGCAACGACGGGCACCACCATGTCGACGAGACCTATGAGTTCGAAGGCCCGGGCCTGACCAACCTCGAATATGCGCTCTGCGCCGAGGAAATGGGCCGCATCGGCTTTGCTTCCGAAGTCTTCAACTGCTCTGCCCCCGACACCGGCAACATGGAAGTGTTCCACCGCTACGGTACGCGTGAGCAAAAGGACAAGTGGCTGACCCCGATCATGAACGGCGAGATCCGCTCCGCCTTCCTCATGACCGAGCCGTTCACCGCTTCGTCGGACGCCACCAATATCGAAACCCGCATCGACCGCGATGGCGACGAATATGTCATCAATGGCCGCAAGTGGTGGTCCTCCGGCCTCGGCGATCCGCGTTGCAAGGTCGCCATCGTCATGGGCAAGACCGATTTCAGCGCCGGTCGCCATGCCGCGCAGTCGATGCTGCTGATGCCGCTGGAGGATACCCCCGGCGTCAACATCATCCGCCATCTGCCGGTGTTCGGCTATGACGATGCCCCGCATGGCCACATGGAAGTCGAGATGAAGGACGTACGCGTCCCCGTCACCAACATGCTGCTGGGCGAAGGTCGCGGGTTCGAGATCGCGCAGGGGCGCCTGGGCCCGGGCCGCATCCACCACTGCATGCGCACAATCGGCGTGGCCGAAGAAGCGCTGCACAAGATGTGCAAGCGGCTGCAGGAACGCGAGGCGTTCGGCAAGCCGATATACAAGCATTCGGTGTGGGAAGAGCGCGTTGCCCGCGCCCGGATCGACATCGACATGACCCGCCTGCTCTGCCTCAAGGCTGCCGACATGATGGACAAGGTCGGCAACAAGTCGGCCAAGCAGGAAATCGCCATGATCAAGGTGCAGGCCCCCAACATGGCGCTGCGGATCATCGACGATGCGATCCAGGCCCATGGCGGCGGCGGCGTGTCCGAGGACTATGGCCTCGCCAGCGCCTATGCCCACCAGCGCACGCTGCGTCTGGCTGACGGCCCTGACGAAGTCCACGCCCGCTCGATCGCGCGGATGGAATTCGCCAAGCACCTGCCCGAGGCTGGCCCGACCGCCAACGCTCTGCGCGATGGCAAGGCTCCGGTCACCGGCAATGACAGCCTGAGCTCCGGCGACATGGGCGCGACGCGGTAA
- a CDS encoding Zn-dependent alcohol dehydrogenase codes for MAKAAILEKPGEGLVIGDIEVADPAPHEVLIDTKACGLCHSDLHFIDGAYPHPLPAIPGHEAAGVVRAVGSEVKTVKPGDHVVSCLSAFCGHCEFCVTGRMALCMGADTRRAPDATPRLVRADGSPVNQMLNLSAFSEQMLIHEHACVAIDKDMPLDRAAVIGCAVTTGAGTIFNAAKVTPGETVLVVGCGGVGLAAINAARIAGAGKVIAADPLPEKRELAKVLGATHTVDALAGDAAQQIIEISGGGVHYGIEAVGRQASADLAVAALRRGGTAIILGMMPLDCKVGLSAMDLLSGKRLQGAIMGYNHFPVDLPRLVDFYMRGLLDLDTIIAERIPLEDINKGFDKMREGHSARSVVVFD; via the coding sequence ATGGCCAAAGCAGCTATCCTTGAGAAACCCGGCGAAGGTCTCGTCATCGGCGACATCGAAGTCGCCGATCCCGCCCCGCATGAAGTGCTGATCGACACCAAGGCTTGCGGGCTTTGTCATTCGGACCTGCACTTTATCGATGGTGCCTATCCACATCCCCTGCCCGCCATTCCCGGGCACGAAGCGGCCGGCGTGGTGCGCGCAGTGGGGAGCGAAGTGAAGACAGTGAAGCCGGGCGACCATGTCGTCTCCTGCCTCAGTGCCTTCTGCGGCCATTGCGAGTTCTGCGTGACCGGGCGCATGGCGCTGTGCATGGGGGCCGACACTCGCCGCGCCCCGGATGCCACCCCGCGCCTCGTCCGCGCCGACGGTTCGCCGGTCAACCAGATGCTCAACCTCTCGGCCTTCTCCGAGCAGATGCTGATCCACGAGCATGCCTGCGTCGCCATCGACAAGGACATGCCGCTCGACCGCGCCGCGGTGATCGGCTGTGCGGTCACCACCGGGGCCGGGACAATCTTCAACGCCGCCAAGGTCACGCCGGGCGAAACCGTGCTGGTGGTCGGCTGCGGCGGGGTCGGCCTCGCTGCCATTAACGCCGCGCGGATTGCCGGCGCGGGCAAGGTCATCGCCGCCGATCCGCTCCCCGAGAAGCGCGAGCTGGCCAAGGTGTTGGGTGCCACCCACACCGTCGATGCGCTGGCCGGCGACGCTGCCCAGCAGATCATCGAGATTTCGGGTGGCGGTGTTCACTACGGCATCGAAGCTGTGGGTCGCCAGGCCTCTGCAGATCTTGCCGTTGCTGCGTTGCGGCGCGGCGGCACTGCGATCATCCTCGGCATGATGCCGCTGGACTGCAAGGTCGGCCTCAGCGCCATGGACCTGCTTTCAGGCAAGCGGCTGCAAGGCGCAATCATGGGCTACAACCACTTCCCGGTCGACCTGCCTCGCCTCGTCGATTTCTACATGCGCGGCCTGCTCGATCTCGACACCATCATCGCCGAGCGTATCCCGCTGGAAGACATCAACAAGGGCTTCGACAAGATGCGCGAGGGTCATTCGGCGCGCAGCGTGGTGGTGTTCGACTAG
- a CDS encoding phosphotransferase family protein encodes MESIDFDKEMVGTIEVPEADQLNLDNLTAWFEANVDGYAGPLSYSKFKGGQSNPTYRIDTPGASYVLRRQPFGKLLPSAHAVDREYKAMTGLYPTGFPVPRTYGLCEDPDVIGSKFFVMSMADGRSLWNGALPGVAKEDRREIYYSMIDTMADLHLQKPGEIGLGDFGKPDDYCARQISRWTKQYKLSETEHQPKMERLIEWLPETIPPQHESSVVHGDYRLDNMIFHKTENRVIAVLDWELSTLGDPIADFSYLMLNWKNESDGRAGLASLDLEELGIPTMQEAVDRYVARTGYPVPPMDWYFGYNLFRLAGIMQGIKKRVIDGTASSAHAKSMSERVTPLIERAYDFALAAGMPEKG; translated from the coding sequence ATGGAAAGCATCGATTTCGACAAGGAAATGGTCGGCACCATCGAAGTGCCCGAAGCCGACCAGCTCAACCTCGATAACCTCACCGCGTGGTTCGAAGCCAATGTCGATGGTTATGCAGGCCCGTTGAGCTATTCCAAGTTCAAGGGAGGCCAGTCGAACCCGACCTACCGGATCGACACCCCCGGTGCTTCCTACGTGCTGCGCCGCCAGCCCTTCGGCAAGCTGCTGCCCAGCGCGCATGCGGTGGACCGCGAATACAAGGCGATGACGGGGCTCTATCCCACAGGCTTCCCGGTCCCGCGCACCTATGGCCTGTGCGAGGACCCTGACGTTATCGGCTCCAAGTTCTTCGTCATGAGCATGGCAGATGGGCGGTCCCTGTGGAACGGCGCGCTGCCCGGCGTGGCGAAGGAAGACCGCCGCGAAATCTATTATTCGATGATCGACACCATGGCCGACCTGCACCTGCAGAAGCCCGGCGAGATCGGCCTCGGCGACTTCGGCAAGCCCGATGATTACTGCGCGCGCCAGATCAGCCGCTGGACCAAGCAGTACAAACTCTCCGAAACCGAGCACCAGCCCAAGATGGAACGGTTGATTGAGTGGCTGCCCGAGACGATCCCGCCGCAGCATGAAAGCTCGGTCGTCCATGGCGACTACCGGCTCGACAATATGATATTCCACAAGACCGAGAACCGCGTTATCGCAGTGCTCGACTGGGAGCTGTCGACGCTGGGCGATCCGATCGCGGACTTCAGCTATCTGATGCTAAACTGGAAGAACGAGAGCGACGGGCGCGCGGGCCTTGCCAGCCTCGACCTCGAGGAGCTCGGCATCCCGACCATGCAGGAGGCGGTCGACCGCTATGTTGCGCGCACGGGCTATCCGGTGCCGCCGATGGACTGGTATTTCGGCTATAATTTGTTCCGCCTCGCGGGGATCATGCAGGGGATCAAGAAGCGCGTGATCGACGGCACCGCCTCATCCGCCCATGCCAAGTCGATGAGCGAGCGCGTGACCCCGCTGATCGAGCGCGCCTATGACTTCGCATTGGCGGCAGGGATGCCGGAGAAGGGCTGA